In the Deinococcus yavapaiensis KR-236 genome, one interval contains:
- a CDS encoding VOC family protein encodes MNVQGITWHAVTLEPEAFEATKQLTIQVLGLQPMMEFEGVAVFSTSNGTLLELYTHQAVPPFGYNGNVAFGFRVDDIEVASQQLEAAGYELLGEINRVPEMNYAYRHFRGPGGIIYGLNEQR; translated from the coding sequence ATGAACGTCCAAGGCATCACCTGGCACGCCGTCACTCTGGAACCTGAAGCCTTCGAAGCCACCAAGCAACTCACCATCCAGGTGCTTGGCCTGCAACCCATGATGGAATTCGAAGGCGTTGCGGTGTTCAGCACGTCCAACGGGACGCTGCTGGAACTCTACACCCACCAGGCTGTGCCTCCCTTCGGATACAACGGCAATGTCGCCTTCGGGTTCCGGGTGGACGACATCGAAGTGGCCAGTCAGCAACTCGAAGCTGCCGGGTACGAGCTGCTGGGTGAGATCAACCGGGTGCCCGAAATGAACTACGCCTACCGGCACTTCCGTGGCCCTGGAGGCATCATCTACGGGCTGAACGAACAACGCTGA
- a CDS encoding VOC family protein, translating into MITEPANPTPSTVPSDFATLGPVHLDVTNPEKSLKFWQDTVGLRLRSKSGSVLELGTERETLLVLHGGATSPVRRGHSGLYHVAIHLPNEIEFARVLARLIIRREPISPTDHVMSKAIYLNDPDGIGLELTLETPERQRSMSVTAAGIEIIDSEGRVRSGRDPLDVQALLAVLPDRDFNRPVPEGTKVGHVHLHVPNLDAALRFYRDDLGFEENLVMPQMGAADLHANGRFPHRLAINTWQGVGAPPPRPGTAGLRRFTIRYDSPARLDAALQRLPRAERVADGFLVRDPVGHTLLLTA; encoded by the coding sequence ATGATCACCGAACCAGCCAACCCCACCCCAAGCACCGTTCCAAGCGACTTCGCCACCCTCGGCCCAGTCCACCTTGACGTCACCAACCCCGAGAAGTCCCTCAAATTCTGGCAAGACACCGTCGGCTTGCGACTGAGAAGCAAGAGCGGCAGCGTACTCGAACTCGGCACCGAGCGCGAAACGCTCCTCGTACTACACGGCGGAGCCACCTCCCCCGTAAGGCGCGGCCACAGCGGCCTCTACCACGTCGCCATCCACCTGCCCAACGAGATCGAATTCGCCCGCGTCCTCGCCCGACTGATCATCCGCCGGGAACCGATCTCCCCGACCGACCACGTGATGTCCAAGGCGATCTACCTCAACGACCCCGACGGCATCGGCCTCGAGTTGACCCTCGAAACGCCCGAACGGCAACGCTCCATGAGCGTCACCGCCGCGGGAATCGAGATCATCGACAGCGAAGGCCGCGTCCGCAGCGGGCGCGACCCGCTGGACGTCCAAGCGCTCCTGGCCGTGCTGCCCGACCGTGACTTCAACCGACCCGTGCCCGAAGGAACCAAGGTTGGGCACGTGCACCTGCACGTCCCGAACCTCGATGCGGCCCTCCGCTTTTACCGCGACGACCTCGGCTTCGAGGAGAACCTCGTCATGCCACAGATGGGCGCGGCCGACTTGCACGCCAACGGACGCTTCCCGCACCGCCTCGCCATCAACACGTGGCAAGGCGTCGGTGCACCACCGCCACGGCCCGGAACGGCTGGACTGCGCCGCTTCACCATCCGCTACGACTCCCCTGCTCGACTTGACGCAGCCCTGCAGCGACTTCCTCGCGCCGAACGCGTCGCCGACGGATTCCTCGTTCGTGACCCGGTGGGCCACACCCTCCTTCTCACTGCCTGA
- a CDS encoding TetR/AcrR family transcriptional regulator, which produces MNTSQPTPLRKDAERNRARILEAARAVFAAHGVHASLEAVAERAGVGIATLYRRFPTRADLVGALYDEEYTEYGTALDEALAFDDAWRGLEHYFERVCQHQASHAGLPDALTTTLPGNRHLEAGRARLREQMSQLIARAQQQGTLRADVTPEDLAFVLIGTGAVVAATSPVAPNAWRRHLALTLDGFRAEGARTLPVPPLSQRQLFRAMLRRGLP; this is translated from the coding sequence GTGAACACTTCCCAGCCGACTCCGCTCCGGAAAGACGCGGAACGCAACCGCGCCCGCATCCTTGAGGCGGCACGCGCCGTGTTCGCCGCCCACGGCGTTCACGCCTCCCTCGAAGCGGTCGCAGAACGCGCCGGCGTCGGCATCGCCACCCTTTACCGCCGCTTCCCCACCCGCGCCGACCTCGTCGGCGCGCTCTACGACGAGGAGTACACCGAATACGGCACAGCCCTCGACGAAGCCCTTGCCTTCGACGACGCTTGGCGCGGCCTCGAACACTACTTCGAGCGCGTTTGCCAACACCAAGCGTCCCATGCCGGCTTGCCCGACGCTCTCACGACGACGCTACCCGGCAACCGGCACCTCGAGGCGGGCCGTGCGCGGCTACGCGAACAGATGTCACAACTTATCGCCCGGGCGCAGCAGCAAGGCACTTTGCGAGCGGACGTCACGCCGGAAGATCTCGCCTTCGTCCTGATAGGAACCGGAGCGGTCGTTGCGGCGACGTCGCCAGTCGCGCCAAACGCGTGGCGACGCCACCTCGCGCTCACGCTCGACGGCTTCCGAGCGGAGGGCGCGCGGACACTGCCGGTCCCACCCCTCTCGCAGCGGCAACTGTTCCGCGCCATGCTCAGGCGCGGACTTCCATAG